The Sporomusa termitida genome has a window encoding:
- a CDS encoding Gfo/Idh/MocA family oxidoreductase, with the protein MLKAVKPLRVVVCGTTFGRIYLHGIQQMQDEFELAGILARGSRQAQQCAEKYNVPLYTDVEQLPNDSIDVACVVIRSTVAGGQGTQLADNLLLKGIHVMQEYPVHHDDLVKCMRSARRSACHYRLNSFYPDLETVRSFIITARQALQQSEALYIDAACSIQVLFPLVDILGQSLGGFRPWSFRTEAKPLSESPFCSLSGKIRGIPINLRVQNQVDPSDPDNHTHLLHRIVIGTNNGRLMMTDSHGLVIWSPRMHVARGNERVPGLDGSDHLVDFPVTELVTPFKMQSFKTVYNNLWPESIQQSLRRFRATILSREDDQQLLQYHLTACQVWQDIGQQLGMAQLIKAQPPHPLSLAELQALAR; encoded by the coding sequence ATGCTCAAAGCGGTAAAACCTTTACGGGTAGTTGTTTGCGGCACAACTTTCGGCAGAATTTATTTGCACGGCATCCAACAAATGCAAGATGAATTCGAACTGGCCGGAATTCTTGCCCGGGGCAGCCGCCAGGCGCAACAATGCGCTGAAAAGTATAACGTTCCTTTATATACAGATGTTGAGCAACTACCAAATGACAGCATTGATGTTGCCTGCGTCGTTATCAGGTCAACAGTGGCCGGCGGTCAGGGAACTCAGCTGGCCGACAATTTATTACTGAAGGGCATTCATGTAATGCAGGAATATCCGGTACATCATGATGATCTGGTAAAGTGTATGCGGAGTGCTCGCAGATCAGCCTGTCACTATCGCCTTAACAGCTTTTATCCGGATCTGGAAACGGTTCGCAGCTTTATTATTACGGCTCGCCAGGCTTTGCAGCAGAGTGAAGCCCTCTATATTGATGCTGCCTGCAGCATCCAGGTGCTTTTTCCGCTTGTGGATATTTTAGGGCAGTCGCTGGGCGGTTTTAGACCCTGGTCTTTTAGGACAGAAGCCAAGCCTTTATCAGAGAGCCCATTTTGCTCTTTGTCCGGAAAAATCAGGGGCATTCCCATCAATCTGCGCGTTCAAAACCAAGTTGATCCCAGTGATCCGGACAATCACACGCATTTGTTACATCGCATTGTTATTGGCACTAATAACGGCAGGTTGATGATGACCGATTCTCATGGCCTCGTCATATGGAGTCCGCGCATGCACGTGGCACGGGGCAATGAAAGGGTTCCTGGTCTGGATGGTTCTGATCATTTGGTTGATTTTCCGGTAACAGAGTTGGTGACGCCGTTTAAAATGCAATCATTTAAGACGGTATACAACAATTTGTGGCCTGAAAGCATTCAGCAATCACTGCGCAGATTCCGAGCAACGATTCTTTCGCGGGAAGACGACCAGCAATTACTACAATACCATTTGACTGCCTGCCAGGTATGGCAGGATATCGGCCAGCAGCTAGGCATGGCGCAGTTGATAAAAGCGCAGCCTCCTCACCCCTTATCCCTGGCGGAACTGCAGGCTTTAGCACGTTAA
- a CDS encoding isochorismate synthase: MQYKAKQIKLDNPLSFWKHFVNEERMLFYNPLKKECILGAKRLKILPRQNGYTDYPYIFSAMTFFGTVKDEKWAGFGNESIAFQYYLVEKDGRQTLHYHGDPIKIENQEMKKYRHAYHYQEDDYEDWSQLFTSLTAAIAAKEVNKVVISREVRIECDRVIHIESVLQNLLQKNQNSNSFIFAYFKDGKTFLGATPEILVQKEQDNILSYALAGTISRDSQNDEVQKAILLRDAKNRYEHQIVIDTIAAGIKKFTGAVQVGDTSVLTLRNVHHLQTPIYAKDQRGTLLEWAARLHPTPALGGNPVHRALALLRRYEKHERGLYAAPLGITDAKGDGVFVAGIRSALIQGNLAFAYTGCGLVAKSESRAEYLETNDKLRTIVESL; this comes from the coding sequence TTGCAGTATAAAGCAAAACAAATTAAATTGGACAACCCGCTTTCCTTCTGGAAACATTTTGTAAATGAAGAACGGATGTTATTCTACAATCCTTTAAAAAAAGAGTGTATTCTTGGCGCCAAACGCTTAAAAATATTGCCCAGGCAAAATGGTTATACAGACTATCCATATATTTTTTCCGCCATGACATTTTTTGGTACCGTTAAAGATGAAAAGTGGGCAGGCTTTGGCAATGAATCTATCGCCTTTCAATATTATTTGGTGGAAAAGGACGGCAGGCAGACGCTGCATTACCATGGAGATCCCATAAAAATAGAAAACCAGGAAATGAAAAAATACAGGCACGCTTACCATTACCAAGAAGACGATTATGAAGACTGGTCGCAGTTATTTACCAGCCTGACGGCAGCCATAGCCGCCAAAGAAGTAAACAAAGTAGTTATTTCGCGGGAAGTCAGAATTGAATGCGATAGGGTAATCCATATAGAAAGCGTATTACAAAATCTTTTGCAAAAAAATCAAAACAGCAACAGCTTTATATTTGCCTATTTTAAGGACGGAAAAACCTTTTTGGGCGCAACGCCCGAGATATTGGTGCAAAAAGAACAGGACAATATCTTGAGTTATGCTTTGGCAGGCACAATTTCCCGCGACAGCCAGAATGATGAAGTACAAAAGGCAATCCTGTTACGCGATGCTAAAAACCGTTACGAACACCAGATTGTCATTGATACCATCGCTGCCGGGATAAAAAAATTCACCGGTGCGGTGCAGGTCGGCGATACCTCTGTTTTAACGCTGCGTAATGTACATCATTTGCAAACACCCATTTATGCCAAAGATCAGCGCGGAACCCTGCTGGAGTGGGCGGCAAGGCTGCATCCCACCCCGGCCTTGGGCGGTAATCCCGTACACAGGGCATTAGCCTTGCTCCGCCGCTACGAAAAACATGAACGGGGGCTGTATGCCGCTCCCCTTGGCATAACTGATGCCAAGGGTGATGGTGTTTTTGTGGCCGGGATACGGTCGGCCCTCATTCAGGGCAATCTGGCGTTTGCCTACACAGGCTGCGGTTTGGTGGCTAAATCGGAGTCCAGGGCTGAATATCTGGAAACCAATGATAAACTGCGTACGATCGTTGAAAGCTTATAA
- the menD gene encoding 2-succinyl-5-enolpyruvyl-6-hydroxy-3-cyclohexene-1-carboxylic-acid synthase, whose amino-acid sequence MTNYMAALVDELYQLGVREVVISPGSRSTPLAMLFCEHAFKTFLNIDERSAGFFALGIAKGCGRPAVLVCTSGSAPAHYLPALTEARHSRVPLIVLTADRPPELRQVGAPQTIDQNRLFGGFVKYYEELALPEEQESMYRYVRVVMQRAYASAVSGEYGAAHINIPVREPLIPDLSRLNFAAGRGRDNFKYVAGTMQPAFDPAILKDKQGIIICGGGAGADYHQAVLDLGKRLQAPVLADPLSNLRNYAEDIIIDSYDAFLQSDTVKMALKPDFIFHFGQVPVSKRLQQFVARHQDVLYFQVDESFAYRNPALSTTSYISASPKLLAASITMHNNNAGYAAKWLTLQQQTRNRLNRARDEKQLFEGKLIQLLQELLPPGTLLAVANSMAIRDVDYFFAARRQNIKVMCNRGTNGIDGTVSTALGMAAIHSPTVLLTGDVAFYHDLNGLLTGKTHALNLLIVLFNNNGGGIFNYLPQRAEKHFDYLFRTPHDINFRGLQTLYGITYYEATGYPAFEQAFQEALTLKGIKLIEVKIDAAVSKALHDQYTTGLVTTCS is encoded by the coding sequence ATGACAAATTATATGGCGGCGTTAGTTGACGAATTGTATCAACTGGGGGTGCGCGAAGTCGTAATCAGCCCGGGCTCAAGGTCTACGCCCCTGGCGATGCTGTTTTGCGAGCATGCTTTTAAAACGTTTTTAAACATTGACGAGCGATCGGCCGGTTTTTTTGCCCTGGGTATTGCCAAAGGCTGCGGGCGGCCTGCCGTACTGGTTTGTACCTCGGGTTCAGCCCCGGCGCATTATTTGCCGGCCCTCACCGAGGCCAGGCATTCACGGGTGCCGCTTATTGTTTTAACGGCTGACCGCCCGCCGGAGCTGCGGCAGGTGGGCGCCCCGCAGACCATTGATCAAAACAGGCTGTTCGGCGGGTTTGTGAAATATTATGAAGAACTGGCGCTGCCGGAGGAGCAGGAAAGCATGTACCGCTATGTGCGGGTGGTAATGCAGAGGGCCTATGCCAGTGCCGTGTCCGGGGAATATGGCGCAGCTCATATTAATATACCGGTGCGGGAGCCGTTGATTCCGGATTTAAGCAGGCTTAATTTTGCCGCCGGCCGGGGCAGGGACAATTTTAAGTATGTGGCCGGAACCATGCAGCCGGCCTTTGACCCGGCCATCCTTAAAGACAAGCAGGGAATTATCATTTGCGGCGGGGGCGCCGGCGCCGATTATCACCAGGCCGTGCTGGACCTGGGAAAGCGTTTACAGGCCCCGGTGCTGGCCGATCCGCTTTCCAATCTCCGCAATTATGCCGAGGATATCATTATCGACAGTTATGACGCTTTTTTGCAAAGCGATACTGTGAAGATGGCACTAAAGCCGGACTTTATCTTCCATTTTGGCCAGGTTCCCGTATCCAAGCGGTTGCAGCAGTTTGTGGCCCGCCATCAGGACGTTTTATATTTTCAGGTCGATGAAAGCTTTGCCTACCGCAATCCGGCGCTTTCCACCACCAGCTACATCAGCGCTTCGCCCAAATTGCTGGCCGCGTCGATCACTATGCACAATAATAATGCCGGCTACGCGGCAAAGTGGCTGACACTTCAACAACAGACACGCAACCGATTAAATCGCGCCAGAGATGAAAAACAGCTGTTTGAAGGCAAACTGATTCAACTGCTGCAAGAGCTGCTGCCGCCGGGAACCCTGCTGGCCGTGGCCAACAGTATGGCCATTCGTGATGTGGATTACTTCTTTGCCGCCCGCAGGCAAAATATCAAAGTAATGTGCAACCGGGGGACCAACGGCATTGACGGTACGGTTTCGACCGCGCTGGGTATGGCCGCCATACACAGCCCCACGGTGCTTTTAACCGGCGATGTGGCCTTTTACCATGATTTAAACGGACTATTAACCGGCAAAACGCATGCCCTGAATTTGCTGATTGTGTTGTTCAACAATAACGGCGGCGGCATATTTAACTATTTGCCGCAGCGGGCGGAGAAACACTTTGACTATTTGTTCCGCACGCCCCATGATATAAACTTCCGGGGTTTACAGACTTTGTACGGTATTACGTATTATGAAGCAACCGGTTATCCTGCCTTTGAACAGGCCTTCCAAGAGGCCCTGACCCTGAAGGGAATCAAACTGATTGAAGTGAAGATTGATGCCGCGGTGAGTAAGGCGCTGCATGATCAATATACCACAGGCTTGGTGACCACATGCTCATAG
- the menH gene encoding 2-succinyl-6-hydroxy-2,4-cyclohexadiene-1-carboxylate synthase → MLIEIAGIHYHTHRKGAGSPLVCLHGFSENINTWNCLQLENCELILVDLVGHGASDKPQAGKYYRVNIMLRHLHKLMNRLGLRKYSLLGYSLGGRIALAYALAYPQEVDKLILESASYGECGWLNRLKRRRSDSYLARSICRNGIEWFNAYWSDLSIFTSQKNLPAATGKEIRERRMQNTAHALANTLLGSGQGSFPCLKNKIAELSMPVLYISGEHDEKYRQAGHEFSQLNPHIKHEIIKGVGHNTHLEDGQAFTDILQKFLSIKYAKKV, encoded by the coding sequence ATGCTCATAGAAATTGCCGGCATCCATTATCATACGCACAGGAAAGGGGCAGGCAGCCCGCTTGTTTGTCTGCATGGTTTTTCTGAGAATATAAACACCTGGAACTGTCTTCAATTGGAAAACTGTGAATTAATCCTGGTTGATCTTGTCGGGCACGGGGCCAGTGACAAACCGCAGGCCGGCAAATATTACCGGGTAAACATTATGCTCAGACATTTACATAAGCTTATGAACCGCCTGGGTTTGAGAAAATATTCCCTGCTAGGCTATTCACTGGGCGGGCGGATTGCCCTGGCCTATGCCTTAGCTTATCCGCAGGAAGTTGATAAGCTGATCCTGGAAAGCGCCTCTTATGGGGAATGCGGCTGGCTAAACCGGTTAAAACGGCGCAGAAGCGATTCCTATCTGGCCAGGAGCATTTGCCGGAATGGCATAGAATGGTTTAATGCGTACTGGTCGGACTTAAGTATTTTTACATCGCAAAAAAACCTGCCGGCAGCTACCGGCAAGGAAATAAGGGAGAGACGTATGCAGAATACAGCCCATGCACTTGCCAATACCCTGCTGGGCAGCGGGCAGGGGAGTTTTCCCTGCCTGAAAAACAAAATCGCCGAGTTGTCAATGCCTGTCTTATATATCAGCGGTGAGCACGATGAAAAATACCGGCAGGCAGGCCATGAATTTTCCCAGCTAAATCCCCATATAAAGCATGAAATCATAAAAGGCGTGGGGCACAACACCCATCTGGAAGACGGTCAGGCATTTACTGATATTTTACAAAAGTTCCTATCCATAAAATATGCAAAGAAGGTGTAA
- the menB gene encoding 1,4-dihydroxy-2-naphthoyl-CoA synthase, producing MDKLLWKDMQRHYEDVIYETCSGIAKISINRTEVRNAFRPKTIMELIDAFTIARDDDAVGVILLTGANHGQGQEREAFCSGGDQRVRGHGGYVGDDRIPRLNVLDLQRLIRIIPKPVIAMVNGYAIGGGHVLHLVCDLTIASENAKFGQTGPKVGSFDAGYGAGYLARIIGHKKAREVWYLCRQYTAAQALDMGLVNTVVPFEQLEAETVKWAKEILQHSPTALRFLKAAFNADTDGLAGLQQLAGDATLLFYTTDEAKEGRDAFKEKRHPDFQRFPKFP from the coding sequence TTGGACAAACTGCTATGGAAAGACATGCAGCGCCATTATGAGGATGTTATTTATGAAACTTGCAGCGGCATTGCCAAAATTTCGATCAACCGGACTGAAGTCCGTAATGCCTTCCGGCCCAAAACCATTATGGAATTAATAGATGCTTTTACCATCGCCCGGGACGATGATGCCGTCGGCGTCATCCTATTGACAGGCGCCAATCATGGACAGGGACAGGAGCGGGAAGCCTTTTGCTCCGGCGGGGATCAAAGGGTGCGCGGCCACGGCGGCTATGTTGGCGACGACCGGATTCCGCGTTTAAATGTGCTGGATTTGCAGCGGTTAATCCGGATCATCCCCAAGCCGGTCATTGCCATGGTCAACGGCTATGCCATCGGCGGCGGGCATGTGCTGCATCTGGTGTGTGATCTGACCATCGCGTCGGAAAATGCGAAGTTTGGGCAAACAGGACCAAAAGTGGGCTCGTTTGACGCCGGCTATGGCGCCGGCTATCTGGCGCGGATTATCGGCCATAAAAAAGCGCGGGAGGTATGGTATTTATGCCGCCAGTACACGGCTGCGCAAGCGCTGGACATGGGACTGGTAAACACGGTGGTTCCTTTTGAGCAATTAGAAGCAGAGACGGTGAAGTGGGCCAAAGAAATTTTGCAGCATTCGCCTACGGCACTGCGGTTTCTCAAAGCAGCCTTTAACGCCGACACCGACGGCCTGGCCGGTCTGCAGCAGCTGGCAGGCGATGCCACCCTGCTGTTTTATACCACCGATGAAGCCAAGGAAGGACGGGATGCGTTCAAAGAAAAACGCCATCCCGACTTTCAGCGGTTTCCCAAATTTCCATAA
- the menE gene encoding o-succinylbenzoate--CoA ligase yields the protein MEWLKKHYDERPEQRFINQLTFREVYERVADLARQLYLYVQNEQRVALYSPNSADMALFFLALQALEKEVLLLNTRLTAAELGKQLKALNIRVVFSHNDRFTAFQEVQQSKKTAVKLATAWNREHIAVIMHTSATTGEYKAVPLRWKQFYAHVQASRQRLGVTAADNWLMVLPMYHISGLSILMRSLYNGTQTTVVESFDEEQIINLIENGGINMLSIVPTMLSRIIHRIRQHNLRVVLVGGEFVPDALVAAGIRKNIPLHKTFGMTETTSQVATFSVAEHPGKMASVGLPLAGTAVRILNPDEQGIGEISINSPMLMDGYLGAEGHPGFFNTGDVGYSDEDGFIYIVDRRRNIIISGGENIYPREIENVLYQLPEVTECAVVGRPDKKWGQVPVLYVVSSLDEAAIYSYLAKHLASYKLPKTIIHLAELPKNAAGKIVKRKLEVLDGKQQQSDRQLKY from the coding sequence ATGGAATGGCTGAAAAAACATTACGACGAGCGGCCGGAGCAACGGTTTATCAATCAACTGACGTTTCGCGAGGTCTATGAGCGTGTCGCTGATTTGGCCCGGCAACTCTATCTTTATGTGCAAAATGAACAGCGAGTTGCCCTTTATTCTCCTAACTCCGCAGATATGGCCCTGTTTTTTTTGGCCCTGCAGGCTTTGGAGAAAGAAGTGCTCCTGCTGAATACCCGTTTAACAGCGGCCGAACTGGGCAAACAGCTGAAAGCGCTGAACATCCGGGTAGTCTTTTCCCATAATGACAGGTTTACCGCTTTTCAGGAAGTGCAGCAGAGTAAAAAAACGGCTGTAAAACTGGCAACTGCCTGGAATAGAGAACACATAGCGGTGATTATGCACACCAGCGCCACCACCGGTGAATACAAAGCCGTTCCCCTGCGGTGGAAACAGTTCTATGCCCATGTACAGGCCTCCCGGCAGCGCCTGGGCGTGACGGCGGCAGATAACTGGCTTATGGTACTGCCGATGTATCATATCAGCGGCTTAAGCATCTTAATGCGCAGCCTGTACAATGGAACACAGACCACAGTTGTGGAAAGCTTTGATGAAGAGCAGATAATCAACCTGATTGAAAATGGCGGCATCAATATGCTGTCCATTGTGCCGACCATGCTCAGCCGGATCATTCACCGGATCAGGCAACATAACTTACGGGTCGTGCTGGTAGGAGGCGAGTTTGTTCCCGATGCCCTGGTGGCAGCCGGTATCAGGAAAAATATTCCGCTGCACAAAACCTTTGGCATGACAGAGACCACCAGCCAGGTTGCCACTTTTTCCGTAGCAGAGCATCCGGGGAAAATGGCGTCGGTCGGCTTACCGCTTGCGGGAACAGCTGTCCGTATTTTAAATCCCGATGAACAGGGGATTGGCGAAATCAGCATTAACAGCCCCATGCTCATGGATGGATATCTGGGAGCCGAGGGGCATCCCGGCTTTTTTAATACCGGGGATGTGGGCTATAGCGATGAAGATGGGTTTATTTATATAGTGGATCGGCGCAGAAATATTATCATATCCGGCGGCGAGAACATTTATCCCCGGGAAATTGAGAATGTTCTCTATCAACTGCCTGAAGTAACAGAATGCGCCGTTGTCGGCCGGCCGGATAAAAAATGGGGGCAGGTTCCCGTGCTATATGTTGTTTCTTCCCTGGATGAAGCGGCCATATACAGCTATCTGGCCAAGCACCTGGCCAGCTACAAGCTTCCGAAAACAATCATCCATTTGGCTGAGCTGCCGAAAAACGCCGCCGGAAAAATAGTAAAACGAAAGTTAGAGGTTTTGGATGGTAAGCAGCAGCAATCTGATCGACAGCTTAAATATTGA
- a CDS encoding PaaI family thioesterase, whose translation MVSSSNLIDSLNIEYIRVQGDTLEAKMNLTRFHSQPFGYLHGGATIAFGETVAGYASNQKIAGDQAAVGQTITANHLKPKKTTGYIVARGRLLQQGRHSHVWLLEMVDETNAVIAHMTVANAIVGLNKVK comes from the coding sequence ATGGTAAGCAGCAGCAATCTGATCGACAGCTTAAATATTGAGTACATCCGTGTACAGGGCGACACCCTGGAGGCCAAAATGAATTTGACCCGGTTTCACAGCCAACCTTTTGGCTATCTGCACGGAGGGGCAACCATTGCCTTTGGCGAGACGGTTGCCGGCTATGCATCAAACCAAAAAATTGCCGGCGATCAGGCCGCCGTAGGTCAAACCATTACAGCCAACCATCTGAAACCCAAAAAAACAACAGGTTATATTGTGGCCAGAGGGAGACTGCTGCAGCAGGGAAGGCATTCCCATGTTTGGCTATTGGAAATGGTGGATGAAACTAATGCGGTAATTGCCCATATGACAGTTGCCAATGCTATTGTCGGGTTGAATAAAGTAAAGTAA
- a CDS encoding methyltransferase encodes MEVQERMIIMMLQGFTTSYLICAACELELFDHLHQGEIYHGEMTVAKLSSQLAVEEELLYRLLRPLLALQLIQEADGVFFLTALGKRLSKHSENSLKDLALFCGRESMPCWAKLYEAVKLRTLPYLLVEKQPFFAAQHGDREKFSIFNSMMRNSSKNLNLSAYFAQQPDKSQINAIVDIGGGAGDIMAKFLHFYHKATGIIVDLEHVRDEAQRNLTICSINQRCRFATGNFFEKLAVQADLFILSRILHDWDDEKAGEILKNTGQAMTEDSRLLVIEKLMPDSITRDCLPLYLNDLYIWSVCGGKERTEAEFIKLFRASGLVLNKKYRLTADEYVLEVKKEYCGEEIV; translated from the coding sequence ATGGAGGTACAGGAACGCATGATTATCATGATGCTCCAAGGATTTACCACATCCTATTTAATATGTGCTGCCTGTGAGCTTGAGCTATTTGACCATTTGCACCAGGGGGAAATATATCACGGGGAAATGACAGTCGCAAAATTGAGCAGCCAATTAGCGGTTGAAGAGGAATTGCTGTATCGTTTGCTAAGACCGCTGCTGGCGCTACAGTTGATTCAGGAAGCGGACGGCGTTTTTTTTCTCACCGCCTTAGGGAAAAGGTTATCAAAGCACTCGGAAAACTCACTGAAAGATTTGGCTTTATTTTGCGGGCGGGAATCCATGCCCTGCTGGGCTAAACTGTATGAGGCCGTAAAACTTCGTACTTTGCCTTATTTGCTGGTGGAAAAGCAGCCATTTTTTGCAGCACAGCACGGCGATCGTGAAAAATTTTCCATTTTTAATTCCATGATGCGCAATTCAAGTAAGAACCTGAATCTGTCCGCTTATTTTGCACAGCAGCCGGATAAAAGCCAAATAAATGCTATTGTTGATATCGGCGGCGGCGCCGGTGATATCATGGCCAAATTTTTGCATTTCTATCACAAGGCCACCGGAATCATTGTTGATCTGGAGCATGTAAGAGATGAAGCCCAGCGAAACCTTACAATATGTAGTATAAATCAAAGATGCCGGTTTGCCACCGGAAATTTCTTCGAAAAGCTGGCTGTGCAGGCCGACTTATTCATCTTATCGCGTATATTGCACGACTGGGATGATGAAAAGGCCGGTGAAATTCTAAAAAACACCGGCCAGGCTATGACAGAGGATTCCCGGCTGTTAGTCATTGAAAAGCTAATGCCCGATTCCATCACGCGCGACTGCCTGCCTTTGTATCTGAATGATTTATATATCTGGTCCGTGTGCGGCGGCAAAGAACGGACAGAAGCCGAATTTATAAAACTATTCCGGGCCAGCGGGCTGGTACTTAACAAAAAGTACCGGCTGACAGCCGATGAATATGTACTGGAGGTAAAAAAAGAGTATTGCGGGGAGGAAATAGTATGA
- a CDS encoding (2,3-dihydroxybenzoyl)adenylate synthase, with translation MITSQVRFEHIARRYEQLGYWEPLTLGEQLKMAAQKYQRQVAVVEDNTRLTYAELDLAVDRLAAGLFRLGIHSGDNVVVQLPNSIAFITVCFALFRIGARPILALPSHREAELDAIFQLAEPVAYVIPPSFLGFDYEKTADFLMTRHSSVKFLITDGQGRKSIDLNQLPAAPVAFERPPSHKDIALFLLSGGTTGTPKLIPKIHAAYAYNAKATAKRCGLTDRSVYLAVLSIAHDYPLCCPGILGTLFTGGTAVLCKTASYEEAFPLIARERVTITAIVPAIAAVWLEALAEDETAEAASLEVVLVGAAKLEKETAKQLIAGLGCKLQQGYGLGEGITCFTSLDDDEEIACSCQGRPVSPADEIKIVDENGDEVPAGEFGELIERGPYTFLGYYKAPELNRQCFTADGFFRTGDRARLTPAGNIQIEGRIREQINRAGENVVPAETETYLRKYKGVKDAAVLGLPDENLGERTCAFLIADNRTITLADIGKFFRELGIAQYKMPDQIEFIDSFPLTNVGKVDKKKLRAMARQ, from the coding sequence ATGATTACAAGCCAGGTAAGGTTTGAGCATATTGCCAGAAGATATGAGCAACTGGGCTACTGGGAACCGCTGACGCTGGGAGAACAGTTAAAAATGGCGGCTCAAAAATATCAGCGGCAAGTAGCCGTCGTTGAAGATAATACAAGGCTTACTTATGCCGAACTGGATCTGGCGGTTGACAGGCTTGCCGCCGGCCTGTTTAGACTGGGAATTCATAGTGGCGACAATGTGGTTGTTCAGCTTCCCAATAGTATTGCCTTTATTACGGTTTGTTTTGCTTTATTTCGTATTGGCGCGCGTCCCATTCTGGCCCTGCCGTCTCACCGGGAAGCGGAGCTGGACGCCATTTTTCAGCTGGCAGAACCGGTGGCATATGTTATTCCCCCGTCTTTTTTGGGATTCGACTATGAAAAAACAGCGGATTTTTTAATGACCAGACATTCGTCGGTCAAATTTCTCATTACCGACGGCCAGGGCAGGAAGAGCATTGATCTAAACCAGCTTCCCGCCGCCCCGGTTGCCTTTGAGCGGCCGCCTTCGCATAAAGACATTGCGCTTTTTCTGTTATCCGGCGGCACAACGGGAACACCTAAACTGATTCCCAAAATTCACGCCGCCTATGCCTATAATGCCAAAGCCACGGCGAAACGCTGCGGCCTGACAGACAGGAGCGTGTATCTTGCCGTTTTATCGATTGCGCATGACTATCCGCTTTGTTGTCCCGGCATCCTCGGGACCCTGTTTACCGGCGGGACCGCTGTATTATGCAAGACGGCAAGTTACGAGGAGGCTTTTCCCCTTATCGCCCGCGAAAGAGTGACAATCACGGCCATTGTTCCGGCCATCGCTGCTGTTTGGCTTGAGGCCCTGGCCGAGGATGAAACGGCGGAGGCCGCCAGTCTGGAAGTAGTTTTGGTAGGGGCGGCCAAACTGGAGAAAGAGACGGCCAAACAATTAATCGCCGGACTGGGCTGCAAACTGCAGCAGGGGTATGGCTTAGGCGAAGGAATTACCTGCTTTACATCCCTCGATGATGACGAAGAGATTGCCTGCAGTTGCCAGGGGCGCCCGGTTTCGCCGGCGGATGAAATAAAAATTGTCGATGAAAATGGCGATGAAGTGCCGGCGGGAGAGTTTGGCGAACTGATAGAACGAGGGCCCTACACGTTTCTGGGCTACTATAAGGCGCCGGAACTGAACCGGCAATGCTTTACGGCCGACGGCTTTTTCCGCACCGGTGACCGGGCAAGGCTTACGCCGGCAGGAAATATCCAGATCGAAGGGCGGATCAGGGAGCAGATTAACCGGGCCGGGGAAAATGTAGTTCCGGCTGAAACCGAGACCTATCTCCGCAAATATAAAGGGGTAAAGGATGCGGCCGTACTGGGGCTTCCCGATGAAAATCTGGGAGAGAGAACGTGTGCGTTTCTGATAGCCGATAACCGGACCATTACCCTGGCGGATATTGGTAAATTTTTCCGCGAATTGGGTATTGCCCAGTATAAAATGCCCGATCAGATTGAATTCATTGATAGTTTTCCCCTTACCAACGTGGGGAAAGTGGATAAAAAAAAGCTGCGGGCCATGGCTAGGCAATAA